A stretch of Streptomyces vietnamensis DNA encodes these proteins:
- a CDS encoding 50S ribosomal protein bL37, which produces MAKRGNKKRARKKKKANHGKRPNA; this is translated from the coding sequence ATGGCGAAGCGCGGCAACAAGAAGCGGGCCCGCAAGAAGAAGAAGGCGAACCACGGCAAGCGGCCCAACGCCTGA
- the cobM gene encoding precorrin-4 C(11)-methyltransferase gives MTVYFIGAGPGAADLITVRGARTLAKCGVCLYAGSLVPTELLAECPPDAKLVDTAKMDLDQIVAEIVAAHEAGQDVARLHSGDPSVFSAVAEQMRRLDAAGIPYEVVPGVPAFAAAAAALKRELTVPTVGQTVILTRIAQQATPMPEGEDLATLGRSGALLVLHLGARYVDRIVSELVPHYGADCPAAVVAMASRPDEVVLRGTLDDIAEQVKTAGITKTAVIIVGRTLAASEFRDSHLYDPARDRHTC, from the coding sequence ATGACCGTCTACTTCATCGGCGCGGGCCCCGGCGCGGCCGACCTGATCACCGTGCGCGGCGCGCGGACCCTCGCCAAGTGCGGGGTCTGCCTCTACGCCGGTTCGCTCGTCCCCACCGAGCTCCTCGCCGAGTGCCCGCCGGACGCGAAGCTCGTCGACACGGCGAAGATGGACCTCGACCAGATCGTCGCCGAGATCGTCGCCGCCCACGAGGCCGGGCAGGACGTGGCCCGGCTGCACTCCGGCGACCCCTCGGTCTTCAGCGCGGTCGCCGAGCAGATGCGCCGCCTGGACGCGGCCGGCATCCCGTACGAGGTCGTGCCCGGCGTCCCGGCCTTCGCGGCGGCGGCGGCCGCGCTCAAGCGGGAGCTCACCGTCCCCACGGTCGGCCAGACGGTCATCCTCACCCGCATCGCCCAGCAGGCCACCCCGATGCCGGAGGGCGAGGACCTCGCCACCCTCGGCCGCAGCGGCGCCCTGCTCGTCCTCCACCTGGGCGCCCGCTACGTCGACCGGATCGTCTCCGAGCTCGTCCCCCACTACGGCGCCGACTGCCCGGCCGCCGTCGTCGCGATGGCGAGCCGCCCGGACGAGGTGGTCCTGCGCGGCACCCTCGACGACATCGCGGAGCAGGTGAAGACGGCGGGCATCACGAAGACGGCCGTCATCATCGTGGGCCGCACGCTGGCGGCGTCGGAGTTCCGCGACAGCCACCTGTACGACCCGGCGCGGGACCGCCACACCTGCTGA